In Apium graveolens cultivar Ventura chromosome 10, ASM990537v1, whole genome shotgun sequence, the following are encoded in one genomic region:
- the LOC141693068 gene encoding putative methyltransferase PMT11, with protein sequence MQKMKAVNNGVDLLKSHACLKTGVIIFISLTFFYLGKHWSQNNGDQNLIFLTTQSLLSPSKVILSPNLKKVFDLSTIVNDTSNSQTLAPIPPLLDAFPPSTAEKMAEVERMGVLDETGAMQDEFSVGEIDPELVDDWSRSRNESEVRVFGGKIRVKRLKLCDRSMSEYIPCLDNVEVIRRLKSTKNGEKFERHCPEKSLSCIVPTPIGYTTPIPWPTSRDEVWFSNVPHARLAEDKGGQNWILVDKNKFKFPGGGTQFIHGADQYLDQILKMVPDITFGDHTRVALDVGCGVASFGAYLLSRDVLTMSVAPKDVHENQIQFALERGVPAMVAAFATRRLLYPSQAFDLIHCSRCRINWTRDDGILLLEINRLLRGGGHFVWAAQPVYKHEPALEEQWEEMINLTTRLCWKLVKKKGYIAIWQKPVDNSCYISRQQGSQPALCEPDDDPDNVWYVDLKACISRLPETGYGTKVTKWPARLYDPPDRLRSIHIDAYLSRKELFKAEFNYWNETIASNVRGLHWKNFKLRNVLDMKAGYGGFAAALIENNLDCWVMNVVPVSGPNTLPVIYDRGLLGVMHDWCEPFDTYPRTYDFLHAAGLFSIERKRCNISSIMLEMDRILRPGGRVYIRDSLSLMDELQEIGRTVGWGVAVRDTYEGPYESYRIMVGKKRMLKK encoded by the exons ATGCAGAAGATGAAGGCAGTTAACAATGGCGTAGATCTATTAAAATCACACGCATGTCTCAAAACAGGTGTAATCATTTTCATTTCACTAACCTTTTTTTACTTAGGTAAACACTGGTCACAAAACAATGGTGATCAAAACCTAATTTTTTTAACTACTCAATCTCTCCTCTCTCCTTCAAAAGTGATTCTCTCTCCAAATCTTAAGAAAGTCTTTGATCTCTCCACGATCGTAAATGACACGTCGAATTCGCAAACCCTAGCTCCAATACCGCCGCTTTTGGATGCTTTTCCGCCGTCTACGGCGGAAAAAATGGCGGAGGTGGAGAGGATGGGAGTGTTGGATGAGACCGGAGCGATGCAAGATGAGTTTAGTGTCGGTGAGATTGATCCGGAGCTTGTGGATGATTGGAGTAGGAGTAGGAATGAGAGTGAGGTTAGGGTTTTTGGTGGTAAGATTAGGGTTAAGAGGTTGAAATTGTGTGATAGGAGTATGAGTGAGTATATACCGTGTTTGGATAATGTGGAGGTGATTAGAAGGTTGAAATCGACGAAGAATGGGGAGAAGTTTGAGAGGCATTGTCCGGAGAAGAGTTTGAGTTGTATAGTTCCAACGCCTATTGGTTATACCACTCCGATTCCCTGGCCGACAAGTCGAGACGAG GTATGGTTTAGCAATGTTCCTCATGCACGTTTGGCTGAAGATAAAGGCGGTCAGAACTGGATTTTAGTAGACAAAAACAAGTTTAAGTTTCCAGGTGGTGGGACACAATTTATACATGGGGCTGATCAATACCTGGATCAGATTTTAAAG ATGGTTCCTGATATCACCTTTGGGGATCATACACGGGTTGCTCTAGATGTTGGATGTGGTGTTGCAAGTTTCGGTGCTTATTTATTGTCACGGGATGTTCTCACTATGTCTGTAGCTCCAAAAGATGTTCATGAAAACCAGATACAATTCGCATTAGAGCGTGGTGTTCCTGCAATGGTAGCTGCTTTTGCAACACGGCGTTTGTTATATCCAAGTCAGGCTTTTGACCTAATACATTGCTCAAGGTGTAGAATTAATTGGACTCGTGATG ATGGAATCTTGCTACTAGAGATTAACAGATTGCTTCGGGGAGGAGGGCATTTTGTTTGGGCAGCACAACCTGTTTATAAGCATGAACCAGCACTAGAAGAACAGTGGGAAG AAATGATTAACCTCACTACTCGACTTTGCTGGAAACTTGTGAAGAAGAAGGGATATATTGCAATATGGCAGAAGCCTGTTGACAACAGCTGTTATATAAGCCGCCAGCAAGGTTCACAGCCAGCATTGTGCGAACCTGATGATGATCCAGATAATGTTTG GTACGTTGATTTGAAGGCCTGTATTAGTCGACTACCTGAAACTGGATATGGAACTAAGGTTACCAAATGGCCTGCACGGTTGTATGATCCTCCTGACAGGCTTCGGAGTATACATATTGATGCCTACTTATCTAGAAAGGAGCTCTTTAAGGCTGAATTCAACTACTGGAATGAGACAATTGCAAGCAATGTCCGTGGTTTACACTGGAAAAACTTCAAACTTAGAAACGTGCTCGACATGAAAGCTGGTTATGGAGG ATTTGCTGCAGCATTGATAGAAAATAACTTGGATTGCTGGGTTATGAACGTTGTTCCTGTTAGCGGGCCTAACACCTTGCCTGTTATTTATGATCGTGGACTTCTGGGAGTTATGCATGACTG GTGTGAGCCTTTTGATACATACCCAAGAACCTACGACTTCTTGCATGCAGCTGGCCTCTTCTCTATTGAAAGAAAAAG ATGCAACATATCTAGCATCATGTTAGAGATGGACCGAATTCTAAGACCTGGAGGACGAGTATATATCCGGGATTCGCTCTCACTTATGGATGAACTTCAAGAAATAGGGCGCACTGTGGGTTGGGGTGTGGCTGTGCGGGACACATACGAGGGTCCTTATGAAAGTTATAGGATCATGGTTGGTAAAAAACGCATGTTAAAGAAATAA
- the LOC141692380 gene encoding tropinone reductase homolog At5g06060, which translates to MANIDDSSTTSTTPVARKSRWSLTGMTALVTGGTRGIGHAVVEELAELGASVYTCSRNEQELNQRLEEWKVKGFDVTGSVCDASFGTQREELFQRVSSCFGGKLHILINNVGTNIRKATADYTADEYSKIMATNLESSYHACQLAYPLLKASGSGSLVFISSVAGLVHIGSGSIYGATKGAINQLTKNLACEWAKDNIRTNCVAPWYIKTSLVEHLLENKEFLDRVVSRTPLRRPGESEEVSSLVAYLCLPAASYITGQIIAVDGGFSVNAFERVI; encoded by the exons ATGGCAAACATAGATGATAGCAGCACCACGTCCACCACCCCAGTTGCACGAAAATCGAGATGGTCTCTTACCGGAATGACTGCTCTTGTCACCGGCGGCACTCGCGGTATCGG GCATGCGGTGGTAGAGGAATTAGCGGAGCTAGGTGCATCTGTTTACACATGTTCAAGAAATGAGCAAGAGCTGAACCAACGCTTGGAAGAATGGAAAGTCAAAGGGTTTGATGTTACTGGATCTGTTTGTGATGCTTCTTTTGGGACCCAACGAGAGGAGCTCTTTCAAAGGGTTTCTTCTTGTTTCGGTGGCAAGCTTCATATACTT ATAAACAATGTTGGCACAAATATCAGGAAGGCAACTGCTGATTACACTGCTGACGAATATTCAAAGATCATGGCTACCAATTTGGAATCTTCGTACCATGCTTGCCAACTTGCTTATCCTTTATTGAAAGCATCAGGATCTGGAAGTCTAGTGTTCATTTCTTCAGTAGCCGGTTTGGTGCACATAGGTTCTGGGTCCATCTATGGGGCAACTAAAG GTGCCATCAATCAGCTTACAAAGAATCTGGCTTGTGAATGGGCGAAGGATAATATTCGTACTAATTGTGTTGCACCATGGTACATCAAAACATCACTTGTAGAGCAT TTACTGGAGAATAAAGAGTTCTTAGACCGTGTGGTATCCAGAACCCCTCTTCGCCGCCCTGGGGAATCAGAAGAGGTGTCATCCTTGGTGGCATACCTTTGCCTGCCTGCCGCTTCTTACATCACCGGCCAGATTATTGCAGTTGACGGAGGGTTCAGTGTCAACGCTTTCGAGCGTGTTATATGA